TCGCTGACCGCACCGACCGCATCCTCCAGCTCATCGACGCCTTCATGCCGGAATGCGCCTGGCTCGATGACGGCGAGACCCTGACCTATCTGCACTCGACGGTTTCGACGAAGCGGCACCGCGTCCGCGTGCCCGAGACGCCGATGTATCTCGACGCGCTGCTCGCCGATCAGCCGTTGACCGGCGGGCTCGAACCCCGGCTCGGCAACGCACATGTCCGCATCCTCACCATTGTCGGCTTCCCGACCGCGACCACGCCCGGCATCCTCGATGAGCTGAACCGGCTGGCCTTTCCCTATCGCTGGTCAACACGCGCCGTCCTGCTCGACAAGACCGACGCCACCAAGCTGCTGACGAAGATCAGGCGTCAGTGGTTCGCCAAGCGCAAGTCGATCGCCGCCATCCTCAAGGAGGTGATGACCAACGAGGCCTCTGCGCTGGTCGATACCGATGCGGCCAACAAGGCCGCCGACGCCGACATGGCGTTGCAGGAGCTGGGCGCTGACTATGCGGGCCAGGCCTATGTGACGGCGACTATCACCGTCTGGGACAATGACCCCCGCATCGCCGCAGAGAAGCTTCGGTTGGTCGAGAAGGTCATCCAGGGCCGTGACTTCACCGCCATGCCGGAGACGATCAACGCGGTTGATGCGTGGTTCGGCTCACTGCCCGGCCATGTCTACGCCAATGTCCGCCAACCTCCCATCAGCACATTGAATCTCGCTCACATGATCCCGCTGTCGGCGGTGTGGGCGGGACCGGAACGGGACGAGCACTTCGATGCACCCCCACTGCTCTACGGCAGAACCGAGGGCTCGACCCCGTTCCGGCTTTCCATCCATGTCGGCGATGTCGGCCATACGCTGATCGTCGGCCCGACCGGCGCTGGCAAGTCAGTTCTCCTAGCGCTCATGGCGCTGCAGTTCCGGCGCTATCCGCAGTCTCAGGTTTTCGCCTTCGACTTCGGCGGATCGATCCGCGCCGCCGCGCTCGCCATGCGCGGCGACTGGCATGATCTCGGCGGCGGCCTGACCGAAGGCGCCGACGACAGCGTGTCCCTTCAGCCGCTCGCCCGCATCGACGACGTCGCCGAGCGCGCCTGGGCCGCGGACTGGCTGCTCGCGATCCTTGGGCGTGAGAGCGTGCCCGTTACGCCCGAGGTCAAGGAGCATCTCTGGTCATCGCTGACGTCCTTGGCCTCAGCGCCGATCACCGAGCGCACACTGACAGGCCTCTCGGTCCTCCTCCAGTCGAACGACCTGAAGCAGGCGTTGCGGCCATACTGCGTGGGCGGTCCCTATGGTCGACTGCTCGACGCCGAGGCCGAACATCTCGGCGAAGCCAACGTCCAGGCCTTCGAGACCGAAGGCCTGATCGGCACCGGCGCGGCTGCCGCTGTGCTTGCCTATCTCTTCCATCGCATCGAGGACCGCCTCGACGGTCGGCCGACGCTCCTCATCGTCGACGAAGGATGGCTCGCCCTCGACGATGAGGGCTTCGCCGGTCAGCTCCGCGAATGGCTGAAGACACTGCGCAAGAAGAACGCCAGCGTCATCTTCGCCACCCAATCGCTCTCCGATATCGACGCCTCAGCGATCGCGCCGGCCATCATCGAGAGCTGCCAGACGCGCATCCTGCTCCCCAACGAACGCGCGATCGAGCCGCAGATCACCGCGATCTATCGCCGCTTCGGGCTGAACGATCGCCAGATCGAGATCCTCGCGCGGGCAATGCCCAAACGCGATTACTACTGCCAGTCGCGGCGCGGCAACCGGCTGTTCGAACTGGGCCTGTCGGACGTCGCGCTGGCGCTTTGCGCCGCGTCGTCGAAGCAGCACCAGGCGCTCATCGCCGAGGTTCACGCCCGCAGTGGCACAGACGGCTTCCTCGCCGACTGGCTCGGCGAGAACCGGCTCGGTTGGGCCGCAGACCTCATCGCAGACCTTACCAACGTCACCCCCCAAATTGATCCGGAGGCACGCCCATGACCCGTTCCGTTCGCTCCCGCTCGCGCGCGCTGCGCATGACGGCCGCAATGCTTGCCGCGCCGATCGCGCTGTCGCCAGTCTTCGCGCCGCCCGCGGCCGCGCAGTGGATCGTCTACGATCCAACAAACTATGCGCAGAACGTCCTGACGGCGGCGCGCACGCTCCAGCAGGTCAATCAGCAGATCACCCAGCTTCAGAATGAAGCCACCATGCTGATCAACCAGGCCCGCAATCTGGCGAGCCTGCCATATTCATCGCTCCAGCAGCTTCAGCAGTCGGTACAGCGCACCCAACAGCTCCTGCAACAGGCGCAGGGCATCGCCTATGACGTCCAACGCATCGACCAGGCCTTCACATCGACCTACGGCAACGCCTCGATGTCGGCCTCCGACCAAGCGCTCGTGGCGCAGGCGCGGGAGCGCTGGCAGAACACGGTTGGCGGCCTGCAGGATGCGATGCGCGTTCAGGCTGGCGTCGTCGGCAACATCGATACCAACCGTGCCGAGATGTCGTCACTGGTCGGCCAGAGTCAGGGCGCAACCGGCGCTTTGCAGGCAACGCAAGCGGGCAATCAGCTCCTGGCGCTTCAAACCCAGCAGCTCGCCGACCTTACCGCGGTTGTCGCCGCCAATGGTCGCGCACAGAGCCTGTCCGAGGCCGAGCGCGCCGCCGCGGCCGAACAGGGTCGCGAGCAGCGCCGCCGATTCCTGACGCCGGGCAGCGGCTACCAGCCCGGCAACGCCCGCATGTTCCCGAACGGCAACTGAGGGCGCGGCCATGGACGGCAAGATGCTCGCACGGCTCGGCGCTGTGGTGTTCGTGGCCGTCGCGATCACTGCGACCGCGATCGAGATGAACCGGAAAGAGGAAGTGCGGGAGGCGTGGCCGTCCGGCCGGACCACCCAAGCGCAGGGCGATCCGTTGCGCGACGAACTGATCCGCTGCCAGGTGCTCGGCGAAGCGGGGCCGCGCGATCCGGCGTGCCTGCGGGCCTGGGCCGAAAACCGCAACCGCTTCCTCGCGCCCGGCGCGCGACCTACCGAGCGCTTGCCGGACATCCCGCCAGCGCCGCGAAACACTCTCATACCCCAATCGGACCGCACCGATCAGCCGGCCTTCGAGCCCGCCGCACCGATCGCGCCGCCGCAGTTCGACGAGGCGAGATAAGATCATGGGCGGCACCGGCGTCATTGACCATTTTCTTGAGGTCTTCACCCGCTACATCGACAGCGGATTCGGGCTACTCAGCGGCGAAGTCGCCTTCATCGCCACCACCCTGATCGTCATCGACGTGACGCTGGCGGCGCTGTTCTGGAGCTGGGGCGCCGACGACGACATCATGGCCCGCCTGGTGAAGAAGACGCTGTTCGTCGGCGTGTTCGCCTACATCATCGGTAATTGGAACAACCTCGCCCGGATCATTTTCGAGAGCTTCGCCGGCCTCGGCCTGAAGGCTAGCGGCACCGGGTTCACCACGGCCGACCTCTTGCGCCCTGGCAAGGTCGCTCAGACCGGGCTCGACGCCGGACGGCCGCTGCTCGATTCCATCTCCAGCCTCATGGGCTACTGGTCGTTCTTCGAGAACTTCATCCAGATCGCCTGCATGTTCCTGGCCTGGGCGCTGGTGCTGCTCGCTTTTTTCATCCTCGCCATCCAGCTCTTCGTCACGCTCATCGAGTTCAAGCTGACGACGCTCGCCGGCTTCGTGCTGATCCCGTTCGGCCTGTTCGGCAAGTCGGCCTTCATGGCCGAACGCGTGCTCGGCAACGTCATCTCCTCCGGCATCAAGGTGCTGGTGCTGGCCGTCATCATCGGCATCGGCTCGACGCTCTTCTCCGAGTTTACGTCCGGCTTCGGTGGCCAGAATCCCTCGATCGATGAAGCCATGGCGATCGTGCTCGCCGCGCTGTCGCTGCTCGGCCTCGGCATCTTCGGTCCCGGTATCGCCAGCGGCATCGTTTCCGGTGGCCCGCAGCTCAGCGCCGGCGCTGCGGTCGGCACCGGCTTGGCCGCAGGCGGCATGGTGGCCCTCGGTGCTGGCGCCGTCGGCGCCGCTGCATCCGGGGGAGCGGCCTTGGCTGGCGGTGCGGCCGCTGCCGCCCGCGGCGGTGCTGCGGTCGCAGGCGGCGCATCCACCGCATACAGCCTTGGCGCCGCCGGACAGTCTGGTGCGGCCGGCGTCGCTTCCGGGCTTGGCGGCGTTGCCCGCGCTGGCGGCAGCGCCGCCGTCTCGCCGCTCCGCAGGGCGGCATCGCGCGCCGCCGAAAGCATGAAGTCCAGCTTCAATGCTGGCGGCAAAGCCGCCTTCGAGGCGACGGGCGGAACATCCACGATGGGCTCGATCGGGGGAGATGCCGCCGGTGACGGCGCCGCTTCCGCAGGTTCCGCGAGCGCCGGAGGCCCGCCCGCCTGGGCG
The nucleotide sequence above comes from Xanthobacter flavus. Encoded proteins:
- the trbE gene encoding conjugal transfer protein TrbE, yielding MMNLAEYRNRNTRLADFLPWVALVGEGIVLNKDGSLQRTARFRGPDLDSAVPAELVAVAGRLNNAFRRLGSGWAIFVEAQRHGAATYPASMFADSASALVDAERKADFEEAGAHFESSYFLTFLYLPPAEDAARAETWLYEGRDHAGVDAHEILRGFADRTDRILQLIDAFMPECAWLDDGETLTYLHSTVSTKRHRVRVPETPMYLDALLADQPLTGGLEPRLGNAHVRILTIVGFPTATTPGILDELNRLAFPYRWSTRAVLLDKTDATKLLTKIRRQWFAKRKSIAAILKEVMTNEASALVDTDAANKAADADMALQELGADYAGQAYVTATITVWDNDPRIAAEKLRLVEKVIQGRDFTAMPETINAVDAWFGSLPGHVYANVRQPPISTLNLAHMIPLSAVWAGPERDEHFDAPPLLYGRTEGSTPFRLSIHVGDVGHTLIVGPTGAGKSVLLALMALQFRRYPQSQVFAFDFGGSIRAAALAMRGDWHDLGGGLTEGADDSVSLQPLARIDDVAERAWAADWLLAILGRESVPVTPEVKEHLWSSLTSLASAPITERTLTGLSVLLQSNDLKQALRPYCVGGPYGRLLDAEAEHLGEANVQAFETEGLIGTGAAAAVLAYLFHRIEDRLDGRPTLLIVDEGWLALDDEGFAGQLREWLKTLRKKNASVIFATQSLSDIDASAIAPAIIESCQTRILLPNERAIEPQITAIYRRFGLNDRQIEILARAMPKRDYYCQSRRGNRLFELGLSDVALALCAASSKQHQALIAEVHARSGTDGFLADWLGENRLGWAADLIADLTNVTPQIDPEARP
- the trbJ gene encoding P-type conjugative transfer protein TrbJ encodes the protein MTRSVRSRSRALRMTAAMLAAPIALSPVFAPPAAAQWIVYDPTNYAQNVLTAARTLQQVNQQITQLQNEATMLINQARNLASLPYSSLQQLQQSVQRTQQLLQQAQGIAYDVQRIDQAFTSTYGNASMSASDQALVAQARERWQNTVGGLQDAMRVQAGVVGNIDTNRAEMSSLVGQSQGATGALQATQAGNQLLALQTQQLADLTAVVAANGRAQSLSEAERAAAAEQGREQRRRFLTPGSGYQPGNARMFPNGN
- the trbK-alt gene encoding putative entry exclusion protein TrbK-alt, translating into MDGKMLARLGAVVFVAVAITATAIEMNRKEEVREAWPSGRTTQAQGDPLRDELIRCQVLGEAGPRDPACLRAWAENRNRFLAPGARPTERLPDIPPAPRNTLIPQSDRTDQPAFEPAAPIAPPQFDEAR
- the trbL gene encoding P-type conjugative transfer protein TrbL, with the translated sequence MGGTGVIDHFLEVFTRYIDSGFGLLSGEVAFIATTLIVIDVTLAALFWSWGADDDIMARLVKKTLFVGVFAYIIGNWNNLARIIFESFAGLGLKASGTGFTTADLLRPGKVAQTGLDAGRPLLDSISSLMGYWSFFENFIQIACMFLAWALVLLAFFILAIQLFVTLIEFKLTTLAGFVLIPFGLFGKSAFMAERVLGNVISSGIKVLVLAVIIGIGSTLFSEFTSGFGGQNPSIDEAMAIVLAALSLLGLGIFGPGIASGIVSGGPQLSAGAAVGTGLAAGGMVALGAGAVGAAASGGAALAGGAAAAARGGAAVAGGASTAYSLGAAGQSGAAGVASGLGGVARAGGSAAVSPLRRAASRAAESMKSSFNAGGKAAFEATGGTSTMGSIGGDAAGDGAASAGSASAGGPPAWAQRMRRSQHMTHAAQATAHAVRSGDAHGGGSSVNLSEGDR